In Deinococcus puniceus, one genomic interval encodes:
- the glpX gene encoding class II fructose-bisphosphatase: MTTHKPGQRGSGQGGAAEAHFEHALVLETARVTEGAALAASRWVGMGDKNAVDAAGTEAMRGLLNSLDIRGTVVIGEGEMDEAPMLYIGEQVGQGKYEVDIAVDPVEGTVVTAKGLPNGLAVIALSERGGLMHAPDCYMDKLVVPPPAAGRVNIDWPVEANLSVIAQSLERDVEDLLITILDRERHADLIARVRGAGARVKLIGDGDVVASLAVGVRGTGVHALMGSGGAPEGVLSAAALKCLGAEIQGKFIAEDDAMRERFKTMGVEEGRVYKTNDLAPGNQMVFSATGITYGELLNGVRRFGGGARTHTLVMGYATRVVRFIDTVHLEDDGARVTIRV; the protein is encoded by the coding sequence ATGACGACACACAAGCCGGGGCAACGTGGATCAGGTCAGGGTGGGGCGGCAGAAGCTCATTTTGAACATGCGCTGGTGCTGGAAACGGCCCGCGTGACCGAGGGAGCGGCGCTGGCGGCCAGCCGATGGGTGGGCATGGGCGACAAAAACGCCGTGGATGCGGCGGGCACCGAGGCCATGCGCGGGCTGCTGAACAGTCTGGATATTCGCGGTACGGTGGTGATCGGGGAAGGCGAGATGGACGAGGCCCCCATGCTGTACATCGGGGAACAGGTGGGGCAGGGCAAATACGAGGTGGACATCGCCGTAGACCCGGTGGAAGGCACGGTGGTCACGGCGAAGGGGCTGCCCAACGGGCTGGCAGTCATCGCCCTCAGCGAGCGCGGCGGCCTGATGCACGCGCCCGACTGCTACATGGACAAGTTGGTGGTGCCGCCCCCAGCAGCGGGCCGAGTCAACATCGACTGGCCGGTAGAGGCCAACCTCAGCGTGATTGCCCAGAGTCTGGAGCGCGATGTAGAAGACCTGCTGATTACGATTCTGGATCGGGAACGCCACGCCGACCTGATTGCGCGGGTACGCGGCGCGGGCGCACGGGTCAAGCTGATCGGGGACGGCGATGTGGTGGCGAGCCTTGCGGTAGGCGTGCGCGGCACGGGCGTTCACGCGCTGATGGGGTCAGGCGGCGCACCCGAAGGTGTCCTGAGTGCGGCGGCCCTGAAGTGTCTGGGAGCCGAGATTCAGGGCAAATTTATTGCCGAAGACGACGCCATGCGCGAACGCTTCAAGACGATGGGCGTGGAAGAAGGCCGCGTCTACAAGACCAACGACCTCGCCCCCGGCAACCAGATGGTGTTCAGCGCCACCGGAATCACCTACGGCGAATTGCTGAACGGTGTGCGGCGATTCGGCGGCGGGGCACGCACCCACACGCTGGTCATGGGCTACGCAACGCGTGTGGTGCGCTTCATAGACACGGTGCATCTGGAAGACGACGGAGCGCGGGTGACGATTCGGGTGTAG
- a CDS encoding rhomboid family intramembrane serine protease, which yields MRSRPPPSVYPPTAPPVPTRRPPVVQAGVVTALLVAGLWLQEITDQFAFGGALDVYGIQPRNPDALSHIFSAPFLHGGFDHLLANTVPVAVLAFMSALRGLWRFALATLIIVALGGALVWLFGRGGSVHLGASELVFGYLAYLLGAGWWERSASAIIAAVVALLLYGGALWGVLPGNPEISWESHLFGFVAGVVGAAVLHRKRKVVGRS from the coding sequence ATGCGCTCCCGCCCGCCGCCCAGCGTTTATCCCCCGACTGCACCGCCTGTCCCCACCCGCCGCCCGCCTGTGGTGCAAGCTGGCGTAGTCACGGCGCTGTTGGTGGCCGGGCTGTGGCTGCAAGAAATCACCGATCAATTCGCGTTCGGCGGCGCACTGGACGTGTACGGCATTCAGCCGCGCAATCCAGATGCCCTGAGTCACATCTTCAGCGCCCCGTTTTTGCACGGCGGCTTCGATCATCTGCTGGCGAATACCGTGCCAGTGGCCGTCCTCGCCTTCATGTCGGCCCTGCGCGGGCTGTGGCGTTTTGCCCTTGCCACGCTGATTATCGTGGCGCTGGGCGGCGCTCTGGTCTGGCTGTTCGGACGCGGCGGCAGCGTACATCTGGGGGCCAGCGAACTAGTGTTCGGCTACCTCGCCTACTTGCTGGGCGCAGGCTGGTGGGAACGCTCGGCGTCGGCCATCATCGCCGCTGTCGTCGCTTTGCTGCTGTACGGTGGAGCGCTGTGGGGCGTGCTGCCGGGCAATCCAGAGATTTCGTGGGAGTCGCACCTGTTCGGATTCGTGGCGGGGGTGGTGGGAGCGGCGGTGCTGCACCGCAAGCGGAAGGTGGTCGGTAGATCGTAG
- a CDS encoding VOC family protein — MTASFPILPPQTHTGAVTLRVRDLPGLTEFYGTLLGLTRLAEGHNRITLGAHGTPLLHLEGDASLPPAPLSRPGLYHTAFLLPSRADLGRWLRYAAGLNAAGMGLRLGTGDHLVSEAIYLNDPEGNGIEVYRDRNRDAWTWEDGQVKMDTKAVNVEDLLAAAGDTMFEGAPAGTAVSHVHLKVGNAAQAAQFYAQTLGLDVVADMGSAAFLSWGGYHHHIGLNEWHSRGQSAASTLETGLGDVEILTPDLSGLRTHLSGQEGVQDSGDALTLHDPWGNRLTVREVAQQ; from the coding sequence ATGACTGCCTCCTTCCCCATCTTGCCGCCCCAAACCCACACCGGAGCCGTGACGCTGCGGGTGCGCGATTTGCCCGGCCTGACCGAGTTTTACGGCACCCTGCTGGGTCTCACACGCCTTGCCGAAGGCCACAACCGCATCACACTCGGCGCACACGGCACGCCCCTGCTGCATCTGGAAGGCGACGCCAGCCTGCCGCCCGCGCCCCTGTCTCGCCCCGGCTTGTACCACACGGCCTTTTTGCTGCCCAGCCGCGCCGATTTGGGGCGCTGGCTGCGGTACGCGGCGGGCCTGAACGCAGCTGGAATGGGTCTGCGCCTCGGCACAGGCGATCATCTGGTCAGCGAGGCCATTTACCTGAATGACCCTGAAGGCAACGGGATAGAGGTCTACCGTGACCGCAACCGCGATGCGTGGACGTGGGAAGACGGACAAGTGAAAATGGACACCAAAGCCGTAAACGTGGAAGACCTGCTGGCCGCCGCCGGAGACACGATGTTTGAGGGCGCACCCGCCGGAACCGCCGTTAGTCACGTGCATTTGAAAGTGGGGAACGCGGCACAGGCGGCCCAGTTTTATGCCCAAACCTTGGGGCTGGATGTGGTGGCCGACATGGGCAGCGCGGCCTTCCTGTCTTGGGGCGGCTACCATCACCACATTGGCCTGAACGAGTGGCACTCACGCGGGCAAAGTGCGGCCAGCACGCTAGAAACCGGACTGGGCGACGTGGAAATCCTGACGCCTGACCTGAGCGGCCTGCGAACCCACCTGAGCGGGCAGGAGGGCGTGCAAGACAGCGGCGACGCCCTGACTTTGCATGATCCTTGGGGCAACCGCCTGACCGTGCGCGAAGTGGCGCAGCAGTAA
- a CDS encoding Rieske 2Fe-2S domain-containing protein, with translation MSLSSSSPSAPTPPERVHVGAVTALPDGSQTEVLVGGVPVVVVSYEGQYYALRNNCTHKDFPLLGGDVSMGRITCAKHGAKFELATGKAKTLPAVKAVQIFKTLVEDGEVYVLAL, from the coding sequence ATGAGCCTGTCTTCTTCTTCCCCATCTGCCCCCACCCCGCCGGAGCGCGTGCATGTAGGCGCAGTCACCGCCCTCCCCGACGGCAGCCAAACCGAGGTGCTGGTGGGCGGCGTGCCTGTCGTTGTGGTGAGCTACGAGGGCCAGTATTACGCCCTGCGGAACAACTGCACCCACAAAGATTTCCCGCTGCTGGGCGGCGACGTGAGCATGGGCCGCATCACCTGCGCCAAGCACGGCGCAAAGTTTGAGTTGGCAACGGGGAAGGCCAAAACCCTGCCTGCCGTGAAAGCCGTGCAGATTTTCAAAACGCTGGTGGAAGACGGAGAAGTGTACGTGCTGGCGCTGTAA
- a CDS encoding ankyrin repeat domain-containing protein, with protein sequence MTDSTPLFVAIQTGDVDTVRALVQATPGLLSAASPMGVSPLLFATYYRKTEVARALVELHTELGGPPLTIFEAAATGELKPLQALLDSDSALVNAVSADGFTPLGLAAFFGREAVAAELLARGANVNAVSTNAMNVQPLHSAVAGNHAGLAGLLLAHGADANAAQQDGFTPLMAAAQHGNAELVQDLLTAGADAAAQTLDGRSAASIAQEEGHSELADLLSPPVNTFLSTSEDKAQETRNAAPAAPRHTGSMTTPKSDHDDLQRPVVREAGADRAVAHEDGRPADHRTGFQMPDPKDDHQPFYTTTPADSRVSSADHSTYEPVHMQDPHEITAQFDHLATRDPAQMEHTLQAPEFAGAQSVAGLGGELLDTVAPSAGLGMNNTALLAGDSQRLAADPNPGYTPPSEQGPPHVSQRPGDLPQGMTEELQSEVSGDDRR encoded by the coding sequence ATGACTGATTCAACTCCGCTGTTCGTCGCCATCCAGACGGGCGACGTGGACACCGTGCGGGCGCTGGTGCAGGCGACTCCGGGCCTGTTGTCGGCGGCCAGTCCGATGGGGGTTTCGCCGCTGCTGTTTGCCACCTATTACCGGAAAACGGAAGTGGCGCGTGCATTGGTTGAGCTACACACGGAATTGGGCGGCCCACCCCTGACCATCTTCGAGGCGGCGGCCACAGGCGAACTGAAGCCTTTGCAGGCGCTGCTGGACAGCGATTCTGCCCTTGTGAATGCCGTCAGTGCCGATGGATTTACTCCGCTGGGGCTGGCGGCTTTTTTTGGCCGGGAGGCGGTGGCCGCCGAACTCTTAGCACGTGGGGCCAACGTGAACGCGGTCAGCACCAACGCCATGAATGTTCAGCCTCTGCATTCCGCTGTAGCGGGCAACCACGCGGGATTGGCAGGTTTACTTCTGGCACACGGGGCCGACGCCAACGCCGCGCAGCAAGACGGATTCACGCCCCTGATGGCGGCAGCCCAGCACGGCAACGCAGAATTGGTACAAGACCTGCTGACCGCTGGAGCCGATGCCGCCGCCCAAACCCTTGATGGACGCAGCGCCGCCAGCATCGCGCAGGAGGAAGGACACTCGGAATTGGCGGACTTGCTCAGCCCTCCAGTCAACACCTTTCTAAGCACTTCAGAAGACAAGGCCCAAGAAACCCGGAATGCAGCGCCCGCCGCGCCGCGCCACACTGGAAGCATGACCACTCCCAAAAGCGACCATGACGACCTGCAGCGCCCGGTAGTTCGGGAAGCGGGGGCTGACAGGGCAGTAGCGCATGAGGATGGCCGCCCCGCCGACCACCGCACGGGATTTCAGATGCCTGACCCCAAAGACGACCACCAGCCGTTTTACACCACCACGCCCGCCGACAGCCGCGTGAGTAGTGCCGACCACAGCACCTACGAACCCGTTCACATGCAAGACCCGCACGAAATCACGGCGCAGTTCGATCACCTTGCCACCCGCGACCCCGCGCAGATGGAACACACGTTGCAGGCCCCCGAATTCGCCGGAGCGCAATCGGTGGCGGGTTTGGGCGGCGAGTTGCTGGATACGGTGGCTCCCTCAGCGGGCCTCGGCATGAACAACACCGCGCTGCTGGCAGGCGATTCTCAGCGCCTTGCCGCCGACCCCAACCCCGGCTACACGCCCCCCAGCGAGCAAGGCCCACCCCACGTCAGCCAGCGCCCCGGCGATTTGCCGCAGGGCATGACCGAGGAACTTCAGAGCGAAGTGTCGGGGGATGACCGGAGATAG
- a CDS encoding acyl-CoA thioesterase codes for MTRPQPWPRQSFPYLHPTPTRWADNDVYGHINNVTYYAYFDTAVNALLLARGVLDIHSGATIGLVVETGCTYFAAASFPEVLHVGVRVAQLGNSSVRYELAVFQADNDTACAQGHFVHVYVDRETRRPVPLPANLRAVLEGLHGTSP; via the coding sequence ATGACCCGCCCCCAGCCTTGGCCGCGCCAGAGCTTTCCCTACCTGCATCCCACGCCCACGCGCTGGGCCGACAACGACGTGTACGGGCACATCAACAACGTCACTTATTACGCCTACTTCGATACGGCGGTGAATGCGCTGCTGCTGGCGCGGGGCGTGCTGGACATCCATTCGGGGGCCACGATTGGGCTGGTGGTGGAAACGGGCTGCACTTATTTTGCCGCCGCCAGCTTCCCAGAAGTGCTGCATGTGGGCGTGCGTGTGGCCCAGTTGGGCAACAGCAGCGTGCGCTACGAACTGGCGGTCTTTCAAGCAGACAACGACACGGCCTGCGCTCAGGGCCATTTTGTGCATGTGTACGTAGACCGGGAGACGCGGCGGCCCGTGCCTCTGCCTGCCAACTTGCGGGCGGTGCTGGAAGGCTTGCACGGCACATCGCCCTGA
- a CDS encoding DUF72 domain-containing protein gives MRVWIGCGGYSNDDWAAPGLIYDGVKKDAYLDAYARHFDAVELNSPFYGIPGLKAFEGMARKSGGRTRFAVKVNKVFTHDRAPTDTDFDRMLQSPAPLVEAGLMGPYLAQFPYSFHRTAENRKYLLNLAERFAGHELAVELRHASWDKPEVRAAMGEYGLIWVSPDYPPVGGMPEPQLHATTDVGYLRLHGRNSGNWWNGESAAERHDYLYNRAEMDEWAEKIAVVTEDLSELWVFFENTTKGHALKNIPMLRDALNARGIEVKTPDPAEDGALF, from the coding sequence ATGCGTGTGTGGATCGGATGCGGCGGCTACAGCAACGACGATTGGGCGGCTCCCGGCCTGATCTATGACGGCGTGAAGAAGGACGCCTACCTCGACGCCTATGCCCGGCACTTCGACGCGGTGGAGCTGAACAGTCCCTTTTACGGCATTCCGGGCCTGAAGGCGTTCGAGGGCATGGCCCGCAAATCGGGCGGGCGCACGCGCTTTGCCGTGAAAGTGAACAAGGTCTTCACGCATGACCGCGCCCCCACCGACACCGATTTTGACCGAATGCTGCAAAGCCCCGCGCCGCTGGTGGAAGCTGGGCTGATGGGGCCGTATCTGGCCCAGTTTCCGTACTCCTTTCACCGCACTGCCGAGAACCGCAAGTACCTGCTGAATCTGGCTGAACGCTTTGCCGGACACGAATTGGCTGTAGAGTTGCGCCACGCCAGTTGGGACAAACCCGAAGTGCGGGCGGCGATGGGCGAATATGGCCTGATTTGGGTCAGCCCGGATTACCCGCCGGTGGGGGGGATGCCCGAACCGCAACTGCACGCCACCACCGACGTGGGGTATCTGCGCCTGCACGGACGCAACAGCGGCAATTGGTGGAACGGCGAGAGCGCCGCCGAACGCCACGACTACCTGTACAACCGCGCCGAAATGGACGAATGGGCCGAGAAAATAGCCGTAGTGACTGAGGACTTGTCGGAACTGTGGGTGTTTTTCGAAAATACGACGAAAGGCCATGCGCTGAAAAATATTCCGATGCTGCGCGACGCTCTGAACGCACGCGGCATAGAAGTGAAGACGCCTGACCCGGCGGAAGATGGGGCGTTGTTCTAA
- a CDS encoding ATP-grasp domain-containing protein has translation MLLFPAQPFAERVSDEAYEDERAAAQGLGLSTALLDIEALLEGHLSRALRGVKAAEALAPALYRGWMLRPEVYAALYGALLDKNWQLVNTPAQYRHTHYLPESYPLIAAHSPLTRWLPAQSGEEIDPAALDELLATFGARAVIVKDYVKSRKHEWNDACFIPDASETAAALKVIQTFVSRQGSEFQGGVVLRAFESFMPLAQHSKSGMPLTREYRLFVADGQIISADEYWEEGDYPAGAVPLELFEAVGRQIQSRFFTVDIAQHTDGQWRIMELGDGQVAGLPERADRNTFYAALGKLI, from the coding sequence ATGCTGCTCTTCCCCGCCCAGCCTTTTGCAGAGCGCGTGTCAGACGAGGCCTATGAGGATGAGCGAGCGGCGGCCCAAGGCTTGGGTTTGTCCACTGCGCTGCTGGACATAGAAGCCCTGTTGGAAGGCCACCTGAGCCGCGCCCTGCGTGGGGTGAAGGCGGCAGAAGCTTTGGCCCCCGCCCTTTACCGGGGCTGGATGCTGCGGCCAGAGGTGTACGCGGCGCTGTACGGAGCTTTGCTGGACAAGAATTGGCAGCTTGTCAACACACCCGCGCAATACCGCCACACGCACTATTTGCCTGAATCTTACCCACTGATCGCCGCCCACTCGCCGCTGACGCGCTGGCTTCCGGCCCAGTCGGGAGAAGAGATCGACCCTGCCGCCTTAGACGAGTTGCTGGCAACTTTTGGAGCGCGGGCCGTGATCGTCAAGGATTACGTCAAGTCGCGCAAGCACGAGTGGAACGACGCCTGTTTCATCCCAGACGCCTCGGAGACGGCGGCGGCGCTCAAGGTTATCCAGACGTTCGTGAGCAGACAAGGCAGCGAATTTCAGGGCGGCGTGGTGCTGCGAGCATTTGAATCCTTCATGCCACTCGCCCAGCATTCCAAGAGCGGGATGCCACTGACCCGCGAGTACCGCTTGTTTGTTGCCGACGGACAGATCATCAGCGCCGACGAGTATTGGGAAGAGGGCGACTACCCCGCCGGGGCCGTGCCACTCGAACTGTTTGAGGCTGTAGGGCGGCAAATTCAGAGCCGATTTTTTACGGTGGACATTGCCCAACACACGGACGGCCAGTGGCGCATCATGGAATTGGGGGATGGACAAGTGGCCGGATTGCCCGAACGGGCCGACAGGAACACATTTTACGCCGCGCTGGGGAAGCTGATTTAG